The genomic interval GCGACAATCGATTCGACAAGCTGCGCATATTCGTCGGGCTTGCCGAGACGGCTGGGGAACGGCGCCTGCTTGCCCAGCGATTCCTGCACTTCGGGCGAAAAGGATTCCATCATCGGCGTCAGGAACAGCCCCGGCGCGATGGCCATCACGCGGATGCCATGGCGCGCCATCTCGCGCGCGATGGGCAGCGTCATGCCGACTACCCCGGCCTTCGACGCGGCATAGCCCGCCTGCCCGATCTGCCCTTCATAGGCCGCGACGCTGGCAGTGCTGATCGCCACGCCGCGCTCCTCGCCGATTGGGTCGGCATCGATGATCCGCGCGGCGAATTTCGACAGCACGTTATAGCTGCCGATCAGATTGATGTTCACGATCCGCGCGAAATCGGCGAGCGGAGCCGGATTGCCGTCGCGGTCCACCATCTTCCGGGGCGGAGCGATCCCCGCGCAATTGACGAGGATGCGGGCCTTGCCGTTCGCCGCCTCGGCTTCCTCGACCGCCCTGGCCACGCCGTCCTCGTCGGTGACGTCGACCTTGGCGAACCGCCCGCCGATTTTCGCGGCATGCGCCTCGCCCTTGTCGGTGTCGAGGTCGAAGATGGTCACCTTGCCGCCCAGCCCGGCGAGATGCGCGGCGGTTGCGCCGCCCAGTCCCGACGCGCCGCCGGTGACGATGGCTGCCAGCCCTTCCACTTTCATGTCCTCGATCCTTCGTTCTGCTTTTATGCGCCCGTATAGGCGCCAGTATGTATACCCGCCAGTAGATAATAGCCCAGCCCGTATGCTGTCAACGTGGCTTGATCCCCCGCGCAGCACCTGTAAGCCCGGCCGGATCGACTGCCACCGGCGCAGGACAAGCGAGAGAGGTTCCATGACCGAGACCATCCCGATGCGATCATGGCTGTTCGCCCCGGGCGACAGCGAGCGCAAGATGCTGAAATGCGCCGAAAGCGATGCGGACATTGCGCTGTTCGACCTTGAGGATGCGGTCACCGTGGACCGCAAGCCCGACGCGCGCTCGATGGTCCGCGATCTGCTGCATTCGCGCGATTCCGGGCGCGAACGGCTGTGGGTGCGGATCAACCCGGTCGACGGCCCATTCGCGGTGGACGACCTTGCCGCGGTGATGCCCGGCAGGCCCGGCGGCATCATGCTGCCCAAGTCGCGCGGACGCCGCGATGTCGAACTGCTGGACCATTACCTTACCGCGCTGGAAGCGGCGAACGGGATCGCACAGGGATCGACGAAAGTCATCGCGCTCGTCACCGAAGCGGCAGA from Croceicoccus marinus carries:
- a CDS encoding SDR family NAD(P)-dependent oxidoreductase; the encoded protein is MKVEGLAAIVTGGASGLGGATAAHLAGLGGKVTIFDLDTDKGEAHAAKIGGRFAKVDVTDEDGVARAVEEAEAANGKARILVNCAGIAPPRKMVDRDGNPAPLADFARIVNINLIGSYNVLSKFAARIIDADPIGEERGVAISTASVAAYEGQIGQAGYAASKAGVVGMTLPIAREMARHGIRVMAIAPGLFLTPMMESFSPEVQESLGKQAPFPSRLGKPDEYAQLVESIVANPMLNGETIRLDGAIRMAPK